A genomic window from Martelella lutilitoris includes:
- the leuD gene encoding 3-isopropylmalate dehydratase small subunit, with translation MEKFVKLTGVAAPLPVVNVDTDMIIPKDYLKTIKRTGLGKGLFAEARYHQDGTENPDFVLNQPAYRNAKILVAGDNFGCGSSREHAPWALADFGIRCVISTSFADIFYNNCFKNGILPIIVSQSELDKLMDDAERGSNAVVTVDLENQEITGPDGGSVKFSIDPFRRHCLLNGLDDISLTLEKADSIASYEDRLAAERPWA, from the coding sequence ATGGAAAAATTCGTCAAGCTGACCGGCGTTGCCGCGCCGCTGCCCGTGGTCAATGTCGACACCGACATGATCATTCCCAAGGATTACCTCAAGACGATCAAGCGCACCGGCCTTGGCAAGGGCCTGTTCGCCGAGGCGCGCTACCATCAGGATGGCACGGAAAACCCGGATTTTGTGCTGAACCAACCGGCCTATCGGAATGCCAAGATCCTTGTTGCCGGCGACAATTTCGGCTGCGGCTCCTCGCGCGAGCATGCGCCGTGGGCGCTGGCGGATTTCGGCATCCGTTGCGTCATTTCCACAAGCTTCGCCGATATCTTCTACAACAACTGCTTCAAGAATGGCATCCTGCCGATCATCGTGTCGCAGTCCGAGCTCGACAAGCTGATGGACGATGCCGAGCGCGGCTCGAACGCCGTTGTTACGGTGGACCTCGAGAATCAGGAAATCACCGGTCCGGACGGCGGCTCGGTCAAGTTCTCGATCGATCCCTTCCGCCGCCACTGCCTGCTGAACGGCCTCGACGACATTTCGCTGACGCTGGAAAAGGCCGACAGCATCGCAAGTTACGAAGACAGGCTCGCCGCCGAGCGCCCCTGGGCCTGA
- a CDS encoding HAD-IIB family hydrolase, translating to MAIRLFSSDLDGTLVGDNGSTASFREAFEAIPEEQRPILVYNSGRLVDDIRSLIGAAGLPEPDFLIGGVGTMVHDHKADRAVDGFNDHLRAGFDAVKVARILGEVPDLSYQPKRYQHDFKSSWYLNDAKKSRLSAIRETLSAEGLDVKLVYSSNRDLDVLPRAADKGACLSWLCDRLGIAHHEVAVAGDTGNDAAMFEVPGVRGIIPANGFDELRELARGNGDIYEAKGEIADGVIEGLRHFGVPI from the coding sequence ATGGCAATCAGGCTTTTTTCCTCCGATCTCGACGGCACGCTTGTCGGCGACAATGGTTCAACGGCGAGCTTCCGGGAGGCTTTCGAGGCCATTCCGGAAGAACAGCGGCCGATCCTCGTCTATAACAGCGGCCGGCTGGTCGACGATATCCGGTCGCTGATCGGCGCGGCCGGGCTTCCCGAGCCCGACTTTCTGATCGGCGGCGTCGGCACCATGGTGCACGACCACAAGGCCGATCGCGCGGTGGACGGTTTCAACGATCATCTCCGCGCGGGCTTTGATGCCGTCAAGGTCGCCCGGATTCTCGGAGAGGTCCCCGACCTCAGCTATCAGCCGAAGCGCTATCAGCATGACTTCAAGTCGAGCTGGTATCTGAACGATGCCAAGAAGAGCAGGCTTTCGGCGATCAGGGAGACGCTGTCCGCCGAGGGCCTCGACGTTAAGCTCGTCTATTCGTCGAACCGCGACCTCGATGTCCTGCCGCGGGCGGCCGACAAGGGCGCCTGCCTCTCCTGGCTCTGCGACCGGCTGGGCATTGCCCATCACGAGGTGGCGGTCGCCGGCGACACCGGCAATGACGCAGCCATGTTCGAGGTTCCGGGCGTGCGCGGCATCATTCCGGCCAACGGCTTTGACGAGCTGCGCGAGCTTGCCCGCGGCAATGGCGATATCTACGAGGCAAAGGGCGAGATCGCCGACGGCGTGATCGAGGGCCTTCGCCATTTCGGCGTGCCGATCTGA
- a CDS encoding glycosyltransferase, translated as MAHINESDKFPSIALVSTHGYVAADPPLGAADTGGQVVYILELSKKLAQLGFSVDIYTRRFEDQPEIDEVDERVRVVRIPCGGKEFIPKEYLYKHLLEWSENALRYMREHDLSYNFINSHYWDAGYAGLRLAEALHIPHLHTPHSIGLWKKRTMETDYPDQKEQFEKDFNFTERIKHENKIYRACDSVIATTPLQVDMLVEDYGIREDRVYMIPPGYDDNRFYPVSGATRNMLREQFGFKGKTVLSLGRLATNKGYDLLIEAFSVMAERVPDAELHLAVGGEDMDELETRILGELKDQVKTLGLEEKVHFSGYVSDEALPDIYRAADMFVLSSRYEPFGMTAIEAMASGTPTVVTTNGGLYRAISFGRHALFADTFDKYDLGIMMMKPFKHQRLYNRLARMGAHKARSLFTWTGIAQQMISLVEGRPMRQSLTDSDWAEPWNDGD; from the coding sequence ATGGCTCACATAAACGAGTCCGATAAATTTCCCAGTATCGCTCTTGTTTCCACCCACGGCTATGTTGCGGCCGATCCTCCGCTTGGCGCTGCCGATACCGGCGGCCAGGTCGTCTATATTCTCGAACTGTCAAAAAAGCTCGCGCAACTCGGCTTCTCCGTCGACATCTATACGCGCAGGTTCGAGGACCAGCCGGAAATCGACGAAGTGGACGAGCGGGTTCGCGTCGTGCGCATTCCCTGCGGCGGCAAGGAGTTCATTCCCAAGGAATATCTTTACAAGCACCTGCTCGAGTGGAGCGAGAACGCGCTGCGCTACATGCGCGAGCATGATCTGAGCTATAATTTCATCAATTCGCATTACTGGGACGCCGGCTATGCAGGCCTTCGACTCGCCGAGGCGCTCCACATTCCCCATCTCCACACGCCGCATTCGATTGGCCTGTGGAAGAAGCGGACGATGGAAACCGACTACCCGGATCAGAAGGAGCAGTTCGAGAAGGACTTCAACTTCACCGAGCGTATCAAGCATGAAAACAAGATCTACCGCGCCTGCGACAGCGTGATCGCGACCACCCCGCTCCAGGTCGATATGCTGGTGGAGGATTACGGCATTCGAGAGGACCGGGTTTACATGATTCCGCCCGGCTATGACGACAACCGCTTCTATCCAGTCTCCGGCGCCACCCGCAACATGCTGCGCGAACAGTTCGGCTTCAAGGGCAAGACGGTGCTGTCGCTCGGCAGGCTCGCCACCAACAAGGGCTATGACCTGTTGATCGAAGCGTTTTCGGTGATGGCCGAGCGCGTTCCCGACGCAGAACTTCATCTCGCCGTCGGCGGCGAGGATATGGACGAGCTCGAGACGCGCATTCTCGGTGAACTGAAGGACCAGGTCAAAACGCTCGGGCTTGAGGAGAAGGTCCACTTCTCCGGTTATGTCTCCGACGAAGCGTTGCCCGATATCTACCGCGCGGCCGACATGTTCGTGCTTTCGAGCCGTTACGAGCCCTTTGGCATGACAGCGATCGAGGCGATGGCCTCCGGCACGCCGACGGTCGTGACCACCAATGGCGGGCTCTACCGCGCCATTTCCTTCGGCCGCCACGCCCTGTTTGCCGATACGTTCGACAAATACGACCTCGGCATCATGATGATGAAGCCGTTCAAGCACCAGAGGCTTTACAACCGCCTTGCCCGCATGGGCGCGCACAAGGCGCGCAGCCTGTTCACCTGGACCGGCATCGCCCAGCAGATGATCTCGCTGGTGGAAGGCCGTCCCATGCGCCAGTCCTTGACCGACAGCGACTGGGCAGAGCCCTGGAATGACGGCGACTGA
- a CDS encoding glycerate kinase type-2 family protein: MQFNDDPKGFLRFLFDTAVAAADPMKQVSRYLPEPPKGRTVVVGAGKGSARMAEALEACWDGPLEGVVVTRYGHEAPCEKIEILSASHPVPDAAGERAAKRILETVSGLTEDDLVIVLISGGGSALLSLPPDGLTLEDKISVNRALLRCGASIDEVNCVRKHLSAIKGGRLAAAIHPARCHTLMISDVPGDDPAIIASGPTVGESTTAEDAKAIIRRYRIDLPDHVAQHLDSPLAACVKPDDPRLARTGNHIIATPLMSLEAAAEKARSAGLNVLVLGDTIEGEASEVGIVHAGIAEAIHHHDIPIAKPALVLSGGETSVTVKGDGRGGRNVEFLLSLAVHLNGLAGVHALSGDTDGVDGREEVAGAVIDPDTLKRAREAGIDARASLENNDGHGFFEALGDQVITGPTLTNVNDFRAILVL, from the coding sequence ATGCAGTTCAATGACGATCCGAAAGGCTTCCTGCGTTTTCTGTTCGATACGGCGGTGGCGGCCGCCGATCCGATGAAACAGGTATCCCGTTATCTCCCGGAGCCGCCGAAAGGCCGCACCGTGGTTGTTGGCGCCGGCAAGGGCTCGGCGCGCATGGCCGAGGCGCTCGAGGCCTGCTGGGACGGTCCGCTGGAAGGTGTGGTCGTGACCCGCTATGGCCACGAGGCGCCGTGCGAGAAGATCGAGATCCTCTCCGCCTCCCATCCCGTGCCGGATGCCGCCGGCGAACGCGCGGCCAAACGCATTCTGGAAACGGTCTCCGGCCTTACGGAGGACGACCTGGTCATCGTGCTGATCTCCGGCGGCGGCTCGGCATTGCTGTCCCTGCCGCCGGACGGTCTGACGCTCGAAGACAAGATTTCGGTGAACAGGGCGCTGCTCAGATGCGGGGCATCGATCGACGAGGTCAACTGCGTGCGCAAGCACCTGTCGGCCATCAAGGGCGGGCGGCTGGCCGCCGCCATCCATCCGGCGCGCTGTCACACGCTTATGATCTCCGATGTGCCGGGCGATGATCCGGCGATCATCGCTTCCGGGCCGACGGTCGGCGAGAGCACGACGGCCGAGGATGCGAAGGCGATCATCAGGCGCTACCGCATCGACCTGCCGGACCATGTCGCGCAGCATCTTGATTCTCCGCTTGCCGCGTGCGTGAAGCCGGACGACCCGCGTCTGGCAAGGACCGGGAACCATATCATCGCGACACCGCTGATGTCGCTGGAGGCGGCGGCCGAAAAGGCGCGGTCCGCCGGTCTCAACGTGCTCGTGCTGGGCGATACGATCGAGGGAGAGGCCAGCGAGGTCGGCATCGTCCATGCCGGCATCGCCGAGGCGATACACCATCACGATATCCCCATTGCCAAACCCGCGCTCGTCCTCTCGGGCGGGGAGACGAGTGTGACCGTAAAGGGCGACGGGCGCGGCGGGCGCAATGTCGAATTCCTGCTGTCGCTTGCGGTCCATCTCAACGGCCTTGCGGGCGTCCATGCGCTTTCCGGCGATACGGACGGGGTGGACGGGCGGGAGGAGGTCGCCGGCGCGGTGATCGACCCCGATACACTGAAACGGGCGCGCGAGGCCGGCATCGATGCGCGGGCGTCCCTTGAAAACAATGACGGCCACGGTTTCTTCGAGGCGCTTGGCGATCAGGTGATCACCGGGCCCACCCTGACCAATGTCAATGATTTCAGGGCGATCCTCGTTCTGTAA